A single window of Hymenobacter sp. APR13 DNA harbors:
- a CDS encoding DUF4240 domain-containing protein has protein sequence MDKKEFWQIIEAAKTAAHGDQQRQEAALIRHLAQLEPEQIVGFECRLREYLLEADHFHIMAAQKIIDGYVSDDPYLYFRCWLIGQGETVFTNALQNADSLASVMDEGYQNFEELLYVATKAFEQRTGKTEEDDTFPRNVASTQGLDYDLGSETKGEDWTESQLPKLLPKLWKKFGVA, from the coding sequence ATGGATAAGAAAGAATTCTGGCAAATCATTGAGGCCGCCAAAACGGCCGCCCACGGCGACCAGCAGCGGCAGGAAGCCGCCCTCATTAGGCACCTAGCTCAGCTGGAGCCGGAGCAGATTGTTGGGTTTGAATGCCGCCTGCGCGAGTATCTGCTGGAAGCCGACCACTTCCACATCATGGCCGCCCAGAAAATCATCGACGGCTACGTTTCCGACGACCCCTATCTGTACTTCCGGTGCTGGCTGATCGGGCAGGGCGAAACCGTCTTCACCAACGCCCTGCAGAACGCCGACTCCCTGGCCAGCGTGATGGATGAAGGCTACCAGAACTTCGAGGAACTGCTATACGTGGCTACCAAGGCCTTCGAGCAGCGCACCGGCAAAACCGAGGAAGACGACACCTTCCCGCGCAACGTAGCAAGCACCCAGGGGCTAGACTATGACCTTGGTTCCGAAACCAAAGGCGAAGACTGGACCGAAAGCCAGCTACCTAAGCTTCTGCCGAAGCTGTGGAAGAAGTTTGGCGTGGCGTAG
- a CDS encoding nicotinate phosphoribosyltransferase: protein MNSAPLSGLYAPSLSLLTDLYQVTMAYGYWQQGLQDREAVFHLYFRKAPFQGGYAVAAGLAYAVDYLQNLQFSEDDLVYLGSLRSSKGGSMFPAEFLQYLRELKFTCDVDAIAEGTVVFGNEPLIRVQGPLLQAQLVETALLTLVNFQTLIATKAARIREAAGSDTVLEFGLRRAQGVDGGLSASRAAYLGGADATSNVLAGQRFGIPVKGTHAHSWVMAFEDEETAFTAYAKAFPDDSVFLVDTYDTLEGVRHAIKVAREMRANGHELGGIRLDSGDLAYLSREARALLNEAGFNNVRIVASNDLEENLITSLKQQGAKIDTWGIGTQLVTAYDQPALGGVYKLAALRKPDDSGWDFTIKLSEQLAKTSIPGILQVRRYETDKGQPRADMLYNVAEPLPEQLTLVDPLDATRRRAVRPEAPYRELLEPIFRRGELVHTLPTLQESRAHAQRQVLSLDPSIRRFLNPHTYPVGLEESLNTFRTKLILDKRPVRLG, encoded by the coding sequence ATGAACTCAGCCCCGCTTTCCGGCCTGTACGCGCCCTCCCTCAGCCTCCTCACCGACCTCTACCAGGTTACCATGGCCTACGGCTACTGGCAGCAGGGCTTACAGGACCGCGAGGCCGTGTTTCACCTGTATTTCCGCAAGGCCCCCTTCCAGGGCGGCTACGCCGTGGCCGCCGGCCTCGCCTACGCCGTCGATTATCTGCAGAACCTGCAGTTTTCGGAGGACGACCTCGTGTACCTGGGCAGCCTCCGCAGCAGCAAGGGCGGGTCCATGTTCCCGGCCGAGTTTCTGCAGTACCTGCGCGAACTGAAGTTTACCTGCGACGTGGACGCTATTGCGGAGGGAACGGTGGTGTTCGGCAACGAGCCGCTAATTCGGGTGCAGGGGCCGCTGCTACAGGCCCAGCTGGTGGAAACGGCCCTGCTCACGCTGGTAAACTTCCAGACGCTGATTGCCACCAAGGCCGCCCGCATCCGCGAGGCCGCCGGCTCCGATACGGTGCTGGAATTTGGCCTGCGCCGCGCCCAGGGCGTAGACGGCGGCCTGAGCGCCAGCCGTGCCGCCTACCTGGGCGGGGCCGATGCCACCAGCAACGTGCTGGCCGGGCAGCGCTTCGGTATTCCAGTGAAGGGCACCCACGCTCACAGCTGGGTCATGGCCTTCGAGGACGAGGAAACTGCCTTCACCGCCTACGCCAAGGCCTTCCCCGATGACTCGGTGTTTCTGGTAGACACTTACGACACACTGGAAGGCGTGCGCCACGCCATCAAGGTGGCCCGCGAGATGCGCGCCAACGGCCACGAGCTGGGCGGCATCCGGCTGGATTCCGGCGACCTGGCCTACCTCAGCCGCGAAGCCCGCGCCCTGCTCAACGAGGCTGGGTTCAACAACGTGCGCATCGTAGCCAGCAACGACCTGGAGGAAAACCTCATCACCAGCCTCAAGCAGCAGGGCGCTAAAATCGACACCTGGGGCATCGGCACGCAGCTGGTCACGGCCTACGACCAGCCGGCGCTGGGAGGCGTGTACAAGCTGGCCGCCCTGCGCAAACCCGACGATTCGGGCTGGGACTTCACCATCAAGCTCTCGGAGCAGCTGGCCAAAACCAGCATTCCCGGCATTCTGCAGGTGCGCCGCTACGAAACCGACAAAGGCCAGCCCCGCGCCGATATGCTCTACAATGTGGCCGAGCCGTTGCCCGAGCAGCTCACGCTAGTAGACCCGCTGGACGCCACCCGCCGCCGCGCCGTGCGCCCCGAGGCCCCGTACCGCGAGCTGCTGGAGCCCATTTTCCGCCGGGGCGAGTTGGTGCACACGCTGCCCACCCTGCAGGAAAGCCGCGCCCACGCCCAGCGCCAGGTCCTGAGCCTCGACCCCAGCATCCGCCGCTTCCTCAACCCCCACACCTACCCCGTGGGCCTGGAAGAGTCGCTGAACACGTTCCGCACCAAGCTGATTCTGGATAAGCGCCCGGTGCGGCTGGGGTAA
- a CDS encoding DUF1345 domain-containing protein, protein MPSSAPRSGRPLFQRLELLAAWKRLSVGLLPAGLLYAGAPAAWLPMMRLFLAWDGFALCTVLLTWGIMVSADVAHIRRVATREDPGRAASFGIVLVACSASLLAVVGLLASVRQGPGPLQLAQAVVGAVGVLTAWLLVHTLFTLRYAHLFYDNDGRPEGGLAFPGSEQEPDYLDFAYFSFVVGMTAQTADVSITDRSIRRLALLHGVLSFGLNTAVVALTINGLAGVV, encoded by the coding sequence ATGCCCTCTTCTGCCCCCCGTTCCGGCCGGCCTCTGTTTCAGCGCCTGGAGCTGCTGGCGGCCTGGAAACGCCTGTCTGTCGGGCTGTTGCCGGCCGGACTGCTCTACGCGGGTGCCCCGGCAGCGTGGCTGCCCATGATGCGCCTGTTTCTGGCCTGGGACGGGTTTGCGCTTTGTACCGTGCTGCTCACCTGGGGCATTATGGTGTCAGCAGATGTGGCCCATATCCGCCGGGTGGCTACGCGCGAAGACCCGGGGCGGGCGGCCTCGTTCGGGATAGTGCTGGTGGCGTGCAGTGCCAGCCTGCTGGCCGTGGTAGGGCTGCTGGCTTCGGTGCGGCAGGGCCCCGGGCCGCTACAACTGGCCCAGGCCGTGGTGGGGGCAGTGGGGGTGCTCACGGCGTGGCTGCTGGTGCATACGCTTTTCACCCTGCGCTACGCGCACTTATTCTACGACAACGACGGCCGGCCGGAAGGAGGGCTGGCCTTCCCCGGCAGCGAACAGGAGCCCGATTACCTGGATTTCGCCTACTTCTCGTTTGTGGTGGGCATGACGGCCCAAACCGCCGATGTGAGCATCACAGACCGCAGCATTCGGCGGCTGGCGCTGTTGCATGGTGTCCTCTCGTTTGGGCTCAACACGGCCGTGGTTGCCCTCACCATCAATGGGCTGGCCGGCGTGGTATAG
- a CDS encoding STAS domain-containing protein → MPDSYLLILSGPVSADDLPHLQQALNRAGASGKASIWLDCSALASMPAAAIGLLSDYHLRFQRRRLSLVLCHLTDAAAATLQLLPWALRPPVVATLLEAATYCRSQPRLAIPRRPAH, encoded by the coding sequence TTGCCCGACAGTTACCTGCTAATCCTTAGCGGGCCAGTGTCGGCCGACGACCTGCCGCATCTGCAACAGGCGCTGAACCGGGCGGGCGCCAGTGGCAAGGCCAGTATCTGGCTCGACTGCAGCGCCCTGGCCAGTATGCCGGCGGCAGCCATAGGCCTGCTAAGCGACTATCACCTGCGGTTTCAGCGCCGGCGGCTGTCCTTGGTATTGTGCCACCTGACGGATGCCGCCGCCGCTACCCTGCAGCTGCTGCCGTGGGCGCTACGCCCGCCGGTGGTGGCTACACTGCTGGAAGCCGCCACCTATTGCCGCTCGCAGCCCCGGCTGGCTATACCACGCCGGCCAGCCCATTGA
- a CDS encoding response regulator, producing the protein MIRVLLTDDHTILRDGIRALLTLQPDLEVVGEASNGQELLSLLEHTSADVVLMDCNMPVMDGFTTMGHLREQYPDLRVLVLSMLDHENYVHRMLEAGAHGYVLKNADITEISHGIRTVAAGRPFLCTELGLDMLNKLVRATVVVSEGSRLKTGDLSKRELEVLHLIAEGLTNAEIADKLFTSKRTIETHRQNIIEKTQTKNTAALIKFAVSNGLLNQ; encoded by the coding sequence ATGATCCGAGTTCTGCTCACCGACGACCATACAATCCTACGCGACGGTATCAGAGCGCTGCTTACGTTGCAGCCTGACCTGGAGGTGGTAGGAGAGGCCAGCAACGGCCAGGAGCTACTCAGCCTGCTGGAGCATACGTCGGCTGACGTAGTGCTCATGGATTGCAATATGCCCGTTATGGATGGGTTCACGACGATGGGGCACCTGCGCGAGCAGTACCCTGATCTGCGCGTGCTGGTGCTTTCTATGCTCGACCACGAAAACTACGTGCACCGGATGCTGGAAGCCGGCGCCCACGGCTATGTGCTCAAAAATGCCGACATCACCGAAATTTCCCACGGCATCCGGACGGTAGCAGCCGGCCGGCCGTTCCTGTGCACCGAATTGGGCCTGGACATGCTCAACAAGCTCGTCCGTGCCACTGTGGTGGTTTCGGAGGGCAGCCGGCTTAAAACCGGGGACTTGTCGAAGCGGGAGCTGGAGGTGCTGCACCTCATTGCCGAAGGCCTTACCAATGCTGAAATTGCTGATAAGCTATTCACCAGCAAGCGTACCATCGAGACGCACCGGCAGAATATCATCGAGAAAACGCAGACCAAAAACACCGCCGCACTCATCAAATTTGCGGTATCCAACGGCCTGCTGAACCAGTAG
- a CDS encoding Pycsar system effector family protein, with translation MEPTETLRPAKAEKSELLKQAKAYVTQLFEEKLPKQLVYHSLDHTVAVVKEARKLGEDSGLGAPDQETLLLAAWFHDTGYTEVYDGHEYRSMELAKVWLTQQGYDPERTALVQDLIRATHRNEAGETELHQLLMDADMSGMGREDFFANAELLRAEWETTLGKTYSSTEWAESQLDFLHSAKFHTDAAKSRYGEQFKANLKEQRDLLKKTEKKKKKKDEEENGTFAEPKRGIETMFRTMYSNHMKLSDMADKKANMMISLNAVLLSVIITYLGAKAGTKSGVLSPTIMNNPVLTIPIGLLLATALGSVVSAILCAQPDVTSFKWLKKSPQIATNRRVNLLFFGNFSKLSLDDFQSGMTELMGKKDALYTNMVTDIYYLGDVLTRKYRLLRISYTIFMVGLILTALSFGIALLYKM, from the coding sequence ATGGAACCCACGGAAACGCTCCGGCCTGCCAAGGCTGAAAAGTCAGAACTTCTGAAACAGGCCAAGGCCTATGTCACGCAGCTTTTCGAAGAAAAACTGCCCAAACAACTGGTATACCATTCGCTGGACCACACGGTGGCCGTGGTGAAGGAAGCTCGCAAGCTCGGCGAAGATAGCGGCCTGGGCGCGCCCGACCAGGAAACCCTGCTGCTGGCCGCCTGGTTTCACGATACTGGCTATACCGAAGTGTACGACGGCCACGAGTATCGCAGCATGGAGCTGGCCAAAGTCTGGCTGACTCAGCAAGGCTACGACCCCGAGCGTACGGCCCTGGTGCAGGACCTCATCCGGGCCACCCACCGCAACGAGGCTGGCGAAACCGAGCTGCACCAGCTGCTGATGGATGCCGACATGAGTGGCATGGGCCGCGAAGACTTTTTCGCCAACGCCGAGCTGCTGCGGGCCGAGTGGGAAACCACGCTGGGCAAAACTTACTCCAGCACCGAGTGGGCCGAGTCGCAGCTGGACTTTCTGCATTCAGCCAAGTTCCACACCGACGCGGCCAAAAGCCGCTACGGCGAGCAGTTCAAGGCCAACCTGAAGGAACAGCGTGACCTGCTCAAGAAAACCGAGAAAAAGAAGAAGAAGAAAGACGAAGAGGAAAACGGCACCTTCGCCGAGCCTAAGCGGGGCATCGAAACGATGTTCCGGACCATGTACAGCAACCACATGAAGCTCTCGGACATGGCCGATAAAAAGGCCAACATGATGATCAGCCTCAACGCGGTGCTGCTGTCGGTCATCATCACCTACCTGGGGGCCAAGGCTGGCACCAAATCGGGGGTGCTGAGCCCCACCATCATGAATAACCCGGTGCTCACCATACCTATCGGGCTGCTGCTGGCTACGGCACTGGGCTCAGTGGTATCGGCCATCCTGTGCGCGCAGCCTGACGTTACGAGCTTCAAGTGGCTGAAGAAAAGCCCGCAGATTGCCACTAACCGCCGCGTAAACCTGCTGTTCTTCGGCAACTTCAGCAAGCTCAGCCTCGACGATTTCCAGAGCGGCATGACCGAGCTGATGGGCAAAAAGGACGCGCTGTACACCAACATGGTAACCGACATCTATTACCTCGGCGACGTACTGACCCGCAAATACCGCCTGTTGCGCATCAGCTACACCATCTTCATGGTCGGTCTGATCCTCACGGCCCTGTCGTTTGGCATTGCCTTGCTGTATAAAATGTAG